The region AGGTCCAAATAAGTTTCAGCTTTAAAGGTTAGATATTTGAATTAACATACTTGTTTGGCTATATTTAGTTGTACAAAACATAAGTATTATTACCAATATCATTATCCCCAAAAgaagtttgaaaatattgtgcTTGTGGACCGTATCTTAAGAAAAAAAGTGTAAGGACACCCCATCACCTTGGCTCTCAGAGCTCCTTCAGGGACAGGTAAAAATAAGCTGAACATCAGGTGTAAGTAAATGAAAGAGCAGGCTGGAATGGAAGAAAAGTGAAACGCCAACATGAGCAGCTCATAAAAACTCAACAAGGCGAAATGTTTAGGTTTAAGTGGGCGTCTCTTCCACAGGGGGAGGTGTggcggtggcagtggcagtatGGTTGGTGGATAAAGTCGCCTGCATGCCGTGGCATGCCTCGCCTGCATTTAGCTAATCCACAAGTTTAGCACAACAAAGGCAAAAGGCAAGGAAGGCACAACTCAAGGTCCTTGCGACGAGGACTACGAGTGGAAATCATGGGGGCCTTAAAGCTGGGGCGGGGGCTGTGGAAGGACGAATACTTGACAGTCTTGGCCTGGCTTTGTTTCTACGGCCCAGTACAGTACAGCAGACCCGCCCCCTTGCGCGTTAGTTGCATATTTTGCGGCGCTCTGTGGCACatcttaaatttttgttatttttttttgagaatttaTATAAGTGAGTTTTTGGTGGGAGCTTCTGGTCCTCTGACCTGCTAGCATATGTAAATTGATGGCTTTGTTTGTCTTTCGGGCTGAGCTTCAAATTCGTAAATccgttgaaaatcctttttaacttttaatgaTGGGGCTGCTTCGCTTCCTTACTTTCCTTTACTTTTCCTCCTCAAAGTGGGCCAATGTTTTCCCATGGGATTTGCGTAAAGTATCTGCTAAAAGCTTTCCCCATTCTGTTTGCCTGCCGCCGCTTTCTGTTTTCTgttatttggccaaaaaggcagCGCTAACCGCATCGACAGCCAAGCCCTGCCGCCTGCTGCCCCATCCTTTTAGCCAGAAGAAGTCAACATCATTTTCGTTTTCATCAATTTGGTTCGAAGGGGATgctgggaaatggaaaatggagcAGCCAACAAAATTCAGAGCCAAGACTTTGATAACTTGGGGAATGTTCAGCTTGGTTTTCATTAATTTGTTGTGTTAGTTGGACCACTTGGGAGAAGTTTTAAAACTAGAGGAATTTGAACTTGTGATATCTCTCTAGAAACTCCTAATCCTCAGACTTGAAAGCTTCTAATTGAGGTCGAACTATGTCGAACAAAAATCTCCTATAAACCAAAGTCATAAAGTTGAATTATATCTTCGAATTAATTTTCTTTGCTAAACCGCACCCGAGTTGATTTGTTATTACACCTTTTTGGCACTCGGaggaaatacatttttaattagcaTCGTTACTGCTTGGGCGCCAGTTAGAATTTGGAATCGGTAGTTTgttttatacatacatatatcttatTATCTGGGAAAGACAAATGCTAGCAATTATTTGGGAATAAGCCAGGGGTGGAAATGGCAGTCCCCTGCTCTGTTTCCGGCTTCACAAGGTCTCCCACATATACGTATGTATATTGTAAAGGAATCTGAAGCACGTGCCCAAATTATATTCAAGGCGAGAGCCTGAATAAAATAACAGCTGCAAACAGACACGCATAAACAAATGACGATGATGGCAACACTTTGCTTTCGGTATCCTCTAGGTAGCCCCCACTATGGTACACCCAGACTAAACTCATTAATTATCTAGGAGCCTGTGGAGAGAGAGCGCAGGAACAGGATGCAGGATAGTGCTCTGGCCATGAATACGGCATTGTGTTTGCAATCAACTTTGCCAATGAACATAAAATATGCTTTATGTGCCTTTCGATTGTTCGTCCTTAATGATGGGCCAACTTAGCACAAATGATTTGCCATCAATAGCTCCGGTTATTAATGAAGGGGAAACATTTCTGGGCCAGGACACATGCCTCAAACTATGAAATAAGTTGGTTAATTTTCTTGATTCCCATTCCCAAATAACagagaaatttttgaaatgaaaatcGCTTAGATGTTTGTGGGAAATTCCaggaattaaatatatgaGGCACttagaaattaaataaatgtgagGTACTCTATCTTGCAAAGCAGAAAGCCAATAAATTAGCAGGCTGCATAATAACTGCCAGGATATATCCATATTAGTGTCGACTCTTCCCAAAATGTCAGGCTACAAGGTGGCTTTTGCCTGTCTTAAATGTGGAAATATCATCAGCTACAAGTCCTGTAAACTGGGTGAGACTCGTTATGATGTCCTATTAACCACCACCTACAACTTGATCCTGGAGGACAAGATTCGAGTAACGAATGGAGAGAAGTTCCAGAACGTCTACTGTTCGAAATGCCGCATGGAGCTGGGCTTGCTTTGTTTGGAAAGTTACTCGAATCAACAGCTTAAGGGAGTTACGCTGCTCCAGAAGGCCCTACTGATAGTGTACGATTCGTATGAGGTGCCGTTCGAGTTGCCTTGAACCCTTGAATAAAGTCAACTCGACGGAATTAACTATTTAAGGGTTCTGCCTTACATTCTGGCGTGTCTGCAGTTGACAAGGCGACCCTCGACCTCCTCCGATTGACACATATTATATATGTGTTTTTTGACTTTTACACGAGCTTGTCACTTTGGAATGTTGGCAGGGCGTTAAAATCATTTGCCTGACTTGCGACTGTTGGGGCATTAATCAAAATCAAACCACGCGTATTTGTTGCCAATGGATTCCGTCGGGGTGCAAGCCAAAAAAACGTGCCAGACGACATGCGTCAGTCTGAGGAGCTACAGGCCACGTTTTTTCTCGGCTTCTGTTGTTTTTTATCCTCGACTTGTGCCGAGTCTGTACCAGGCACGTAAAAAGGCCAAAAGCTGAAGCCAAAATAATTTGCGCTCTGCTCACACTGTGACAGTTGGGCGCCAGTGTTGGGGGGACTCCTGCACATCCTGCTGGTCCTGCCTGTCACTGGGGCGACGGAAATTAAAGCACTGCCGGCTGTCTTGAAATCGGTAGCTTTAGCTCAGCCCTCAGTGGCTTGACGGCAGAAGgcattttaatgattttaattAACTGCATGTTTGCCTGTAATTACAACGGCAACAATGCAATTACGTTACATGTACAGCTCACAATGGCTATAAACAACGGCGCCAGGTCAGAGGGCAAGGCCAGCTGGTTGCCTGGTCGCCTGGCTTGTGTCTTCCCACTCCAGTCCACCTCCGGCTTTGGAGCACACCTCGGATGACAGAATAATTACAGGCAGAGCCCCATGCCACAGCTCCACCACAGTGGGAGGCTGTTCCCGGAGAGAAACAAACAGACAAGAGTATCATCTGATGGATACCATGGATGTCCCTTGACAGGGGCTGTCTTTCcgatgaaaataataattttcaatgGGCTATTCTTAAAGTCAAGAAGAAAGAAAACGCCCATTTCAAATACCTTGTTGTTGCCCGACAATAAACCCTTTTGTGCGACGCCCTTGGCCTTGGCACTTATTACTAATACGACATGTGGCCCTCGGCAAGGTACAAGTGTAATTATAGCCAGCAAATGTCCTGTCGCTGTCCCTGAGTGTCACCGATGCCGGATAGAACTTGTTGCTTTCTCTGCCCCGAAGAGGGCCCACACAGGAGGGACGGAAGGTGAGGCGGAAGACGCCTACTGTCGACTCTATTGTGTGTTCACTGACCGTAAATATCAAGTAATTTTCTGCAATTTTTCTACGCTACCAATTGATTTATGGCTTGCTGCCGTTATGGCCTCCCATTTCCCCACATTGCCCGGACATCCTTCCTGGGGCCTCCCAGTTTGCTTTGTTTGTGAAACAAAAGACAAGCCAAGTGTGCGTTGTTCTtccaataacaacaacaatag is a window of Drosophila bipectinata strain 14024-0381.07 chromosome 2R, DbipHiC1v2, whole genome shotgun sequence DNA encoding:
- the LOC108118722 gene encoding uncharacterized protein — its product is MSGYKVAFACLKCGNIISYKSCKLGETRYDVLLTTTYNLILEDKIRVTNGEKFQNVYCSKCRMELGLLCLESYSNQQLKGVTLLQKALLIVYDSYEVPFELP